From a single Erpetoichthys calabaricus chromosome 1, fErpCal1.3, whole genome shotgun sequence genomic region:
- the tmem229a gene encoding transmembrane protein 229A, giving the protein MRLIMGSRRRDSQRLCSIERTSKQLSKGLGPKELSSTENAGKSMQSLPAWMRLYFYGMHGITLDIVISSMQRFLSTTDFKMLGFSSPYLCLVHCVTHFALEKIYLQKKIFHGRPVVFHFIFYPSVYVGMQILVGKATGFTNDVKSASAAHLAVQYLMALYYSEVFLKRFLRLQYHGAAKESPAALLQRASQGLPDIVRFAFFGMHGFMDEVFFTSFFNLVEKADRSLIGHSSLWSFLMYGSCSFVVEKLYLYLHYRRGWGAWKRLPIYIIFVYAWEFSWGLGLRQYNACSWDYSHYPLNFKGLITLMYLPGWICLSLYQDMLSNVLLRVEWSKGKSSVGTANGRW; this is encoded by the coding sequence ATGAGACTGATCATGGGCAGCAGACGGCGTGACAGCCAGCGGCTCTGCTCAATTGAGCGCACCAGTAAGCAGCTGTCAAAGGGACTTGGGCCGAAGGAGCTGTCCAGTACTGAAAACGCAGGTAAATCAATGCAATCGCTACCAGCATGGATGCGCCTCTACTTCTACGGAATGCACGGGATTACACTGGACATTGTCATTTCTTCCATGCAGAGGTTTTTGAGCACCACCGACTTCAAAATGCTGGGGTTTTCCTCGCCTTATCTTTGTCTTGTCCACTGCGTGACTCACTTCGCGCTGGAGAAGATCTATTTACAGAAGAAAATTTTCCACGGTCGTCCcgtagtttttcattttattttttacccgTCGGTGTACGTCGGCATGCAGATCTTGGTGGGGAAAGCCACCGGCTTCACAAATGACGTTAAGAGCGCGTCCGCGGCTCACCTCGCTGTCCAGTACCTCATGGCGCTCTACTATTCAGAAGTGTTTCTCAAGAGGTTCCTGCGACTGCAGTATCACGGCGCGGCCAAGGAAAGTCCGGCCGCGCTGCTCCAAAGGGCTTCCCAAGGACTGCCGGACATCGTGCGCTTCGCCTTCTTCGGCATGCACGGCTTTATGGACGAAgtctttttcacttctttttttaatctggTGGAGAAAGCGGACAGATCTCTGATCGGCCACTCGTCCCTGTGGTCATTTTTAATGTACGGGAGCTGCAGTTTCGTGGTGGAAAAGCTCTACCTGTACCTTCATTACAGGCGAGGTTGGGGAGCCTGGAAAAGGCTGCctatttatatcatttttgtttaCGCCTGGGAATTTTCCTGGGGATTAGGACTCCGGCAGTACAACGCTTGCTCCTGGGATTACTCGCACTATCCTTTGAATTTTAAAGGGCTCATCACACTAATGTATCTCCCCGGCTGGATTTGTCTCAGTTTGTACCAGGATATGCTTTCTAATGTCCTGCTTCGCGTCGAATGGTCCAAAGGCAAAAGCTCGGTGGGCACCGCTAATGGCCGGTGGTGA